The Thalassotalea psychrophila genome window below encodes:
- a CDS encoding CDP-glycerol glycerophosphotransferase family protein → MLDYKFLFYIEQNYSFEILRPLQSVMKAHGYSVAWLAIGNEVNINLFHADEEVLNDIQSAIEFQPDACFVPGNIIPNFISGLKVQVFHGLEWKKKGHFVIRGCFDLYCTHGPATTERFNQLANEHGYFDVVETGWPKLDPLFTTEPFKLDVKNKPVILFAPTFSPKLTCAGVLFEQIKNLVNKQDWLWLAKFHPKMNPELVQLYQSIESDNFKVIDTSDIASLLQVAEVMVSDTSSVIGEFALLNKPIVSFKNSEPGNYLIDIDDPVLLEGSIVNALTPADDLKGYIADYARELHPLIDGLASERILADVVDKLNHGIQAKRDKPLNLFRNLKLRKQLHYWKC, encoded by the coding sequence ATGTTGGATTATAAGTTTCTATTTTATATAGAACAGAACTACTCTTTTGAAATATTACGCCCGTTACAAAGTGTTATGAAAGCTCATGGCTATTCTGTTGCATGGTTGGCTATTGGTAATGAAGTAAATATAAACTTATTTCATGCTGACGAAGAGGTGCTTAATGATATTCAATCTGCAATTGAATTTCAGCCCGATGCCTGTTTTGTTCCAGGGAATATAATTCCTAATTTCATCTCGGGTTTAAAGGTGCAAGTTTTTCATGGTCTGGAATGGAAGAAGAAAGGTCACTTTGTGATTCGTGGCTGTTTTGATTTGTATTGTACTCATGGACCTGCGACTACTGAAAGATTTAACCAGTTAGCGAATGAACACGGTTATTTTGATGTGGTTGAAACAGGTTGGCCAAAACTTGATCCTTTATTTACTACTGAGCCGTTTAAGCTTGATGTAAAAAATAAGCCGGTAATTTTATTCGCTCCGACATTTTCACCAAAACTTACTTGTGCTGGTGTTTTATTTGAACAAATAAAAAACTTAGTGAATAAACAAGACTGGCTTTGGCTTGCAAAATTTCATCCTAAAATGAACCCTGAACTAGTGCAATTATATCAAAGCATCGAATCTGATAATTTTAAAGTCATTGATACGTCTGATATAGCCTCTTTATTGCAAGTAGCAGAAGTTATGGTTTCGGATACTTCATCAGTAATTGGTGAATTTGCATTATTGAACAAACCTATTGTTAGCTTTAAAAACTCTGAACCAGGTAACTACCTGATTGATATTGATGATCCTGTGTTATTAGAGGGTTCTATTGTAAATGCATTAACGCCTGCAGACGATCTTAAAGGTTATATTGCTGATTACGCAAGAGAACTTCATCCTTTAATCGATGGGTTAGCATCTGAGCGGATATTAGCTGATGTTGTAGATAAATTGAATCATGGTATTCAAGCCAAACGGGACAAGCCACTGAACTTGTTTAGAAATTTAAAACTTCGAAAGCAATTACATTATTGGAAATGTTAA
- a CDS encoding glycosyltransferase family 2 protein, with product MSQKLSVCIICKNEEDKIERCLSSLTFADEIVLLDSGSSDKTLTIAKKYTDKIYVREDWLGFGEQRRRAEELATNDWILAIDADEVVPEALQIEIKTYMQSINANEVLVLNRLTSFCGKFVHHSGWYPDPIVRIYNRTKYRYNGNLVHESVSCKGSKKIQLKANLMHYTFDNLKDYLVKRCGYAEAWAEERYNKGKKSSSIKAVAAGLFAFIRHYVFYRGFLDGRTGFLISVIQMQYTFNKYMLLVLKNDQNR from the coding sequence ATGAGTCAAAAATTATCAGTATGTATTATTTGTAAAAATGAAGAAGATAAAATAGAGCGATGTTTATCATCTTTAACATTTGCAGATGAAATTGTACTGCTAGACTCGGGCAGTAGCGATAAAACTTTAACCATAGCAAAAAAGTATACCGATAAAATATATGTTCGTGAAGATTGGTTGGGCTTTGGAGAGCAGCGCAGACGAGCAGAAGAATTGGCGACTAATGATTGGATTTTAGCCATTGATGCTGATGAAGTTGTTCCTGAAGCTTTGCAAATAGAAATTAAAACTTATATGCAATCAATTAATGCTAATGAAGTGTTGGTACTCAATCGATTAACAAGTTTCTGCGGAAAGTTTGTCCATCATAGTGGCTGGTACCCTGATCCTATCGTGCGCATCTATAATCGGACAAAATATCGATATAACGGAAACCTAGTCCATGAATCGGTAAGTTGTAAAGGCTCGAAAAAGATCCAATTAAAAGCAAACCTTATGCACTACACCTTTGATAATTTAAAAGACTATCTGGTCAAACGTTGTGGGTATGCCGAAGCATGGGCTGAAGAAAGATACAATAAGGGAAAAAAATCATCATCGATTAAAGCTGTGGCAGCTGGCCTATTTGCATTCATTCGACATTATGTTTTTTATCGCGGATTTTTAGACGGTAGAACAGGCTTTTTAATTTCAGTAATTCAAATGCAATATACGTTTAATAAATACATGTTACTTGTATTGAAAAATGACCAAAATAGATAA
- a CDS encoding adenylyltransferase/cytidyltransferase family protein gives MRIITFGTFDVFHVGHVNILERAKLHGSHLIVGVSSDALNMSKKQRYPVYTENDRTHIIRSLRCVDEVFLEESLELKAEYIKHYNADILIMGDDWEGKFDHLKDICEVVYLPRTPSVSTTEIIEIVKTHRVS, from the coding sequence ATGCGAATTATAACTTTTGGTACTTTTGATGTGTTTCATGTTGGTCATGTCAATATTCTTGAGCGTGCGAAATTGCATGGAAGCCATCTTATTGTTGGTGTTTCATCTGATGCATTAAACATGTCTAAAAAACAGCGTTACCCTGTTTATACTGAAAACGACAGAACACATATCATCCGCTCTTTACGTTGTGTTGATGAGGTGTTTTTGGAAGAGTCACTTGAATTAAAAGCAGAATATATTAAACATTATAATGCTGACATTTTGATTATGGGCGATGATTGGGAAGGTAAGTTTGATCATCTAAAAGACATATGTGAAGTAGTTTATTTACCAAGAACACCATCAGTGTCGACTACTGAGATCATTGAAATTGTTAAAACTCATAGAGTTAGCTAA